The proteins below come from a single Paroceanicella profunda genomic window:
- a CDS encoding fumarylacetoacetate hydrolase family protein, producing the protein MWALATIEREEVPQPCVVRGETAWRLADLASGAGLALPATLSEIFAQWEALGPAVTALAEGAESAGLPGFPTAGARFAAPLAAPGKILCAGANYYDHMAEMGFPGVTKESQRLFFFFKPPRQAVRGPGAVIPMPRGTQKYDWEIELAAVIGRSARYVSVEDALSHVAGYTIALDLSARDFNMAPEQFYKLDWVAGKATDGSCPMGPVVVPAAAIPDPQAVPLKLSLNGETRQDSTSAQMIFSVAEQIARASEIMTLEPGDVILTGTPAGVGVPSGTFLKPGDTIRAEIPGIGALEVSIAAPV; encoded by the coding sequence ATGTGGGCGCTTGCCACGATCGAGCGTGAGGAGGTGCCGCAGCCCTGCGTGGTGCGCGGCGAAACGGCCTGGCGGCTGGCGGATCTCGCCTCGGGCGCGGGGCTGGCCCTGCCGGCCACGCTGTCGGAGATCTTCGCGCAGTGGGAGGCGCTTGGCCCGGCGGTGACCGCCCTGGCCGAGGGGGCGGAGAGCGCCGGCCTGCCCGGATTTCCCACCGCGGGTGCGCGCTTCGCCGCGCCGCTGGCCGCGCCGGGCAAGATCCTCTGCGCCGGGGCGAACTATTATGACCACATGGCCGAGATGGGCTTTCCGGGCGTGACCAAGGAGAGCCAGCGACTGTTCTTCTTCTTCAAGCCGCCCCGGCAGGCGGTTCGGGGCCCCGGCGCCGTCATCCCCATGCCGCGCGGCACGCAGAAATACGACTGGGAGATCGAGCTCGCCGCCGTCATCGGGCGCAGCGCGCGGTACGTGAGCGTGGAGGACGCGCTCTCCCATGTGGCGGGCTACACCATCGCGCTGGACCTCTCGGCGCGGGATTTCAACATGGCGCCCGAGCAGTTCTACAAGCTCGACTGGGTGGCCGGGAAGGCGACCGACGGCTCCTGCCCGATGGGCCCCGTCGTCGTGCCCGCCGCCGCCATTCCGGACCCGCAGGCCGTGCCCCTGAAGCTCTCGCTCAACGGCGAGACCCGGCAGGACAGCACCTCCGCGCAGATGATCTTCTCGGTGGCCGAGCAGATCGCCCGCGCCTCGGAGATCATGACGCTGGAGCCGGGCGATGTGATCCTCACCGGCACCCCCGCCGGCGTGGGCGTGCCCAGCGGCACCTTCCTCAAGCCCGGCGACACCATCCGCGCCGAGATCCCCGGCATCGGCGCGCTGGAGGTGTCCATCGCCGCGCCGGTCTGA
- the dctP gene encoding TRAP transporter substrate-binding protein DctP, whose translation MTRFPHRFAPSRRASPGLPSKICGPQVASDGGCKEADRAPGARFALPRLAPPRFNLPRLAAAVLGAALLATGPLHAEDKVIRFSTAGPAPDFLARSMETFAADVAAAKVGVSVEVYPGSSLVRQGAEVPALQRGTLQMSTMNTFEVSAQIPRFGFLNRAFLFRDYDHMMKVMAGPVGAALEAAVSKEMDIEILSVAYLGTRQVNLRTARDVAGPDDLKGVRMRMPASPEWLLLGESLGVSPTPMGMSEVYVSLQTGAIDGQENPLTILRAAKFNEVTEQVVLTAHLVQPVFFAIAKPFWDALSPEQQEVVRAAALAAAAQNNASRYADEQQVAAALKEGGLRVDAIDLAPFRARADAVYAASDLAQAWDADLLKQAMAE comes from the coding sequence ATGACCCGTTTCCCGCACCGCTTCGCCCCGTCGCGCCGCGCCTCGCCCGGCCTGCCTTCGAAAATCTGCGGCCCGCAGGTGGCCTCCGACGGGGGCTGCAAGGAGGCGGACCGCGCGCCCGGTGCCCGGTTTGCCCTGCCGCGCCTTGCCCCGCCGCGCTTCAACCTGCCGCGCCTCGCCGCCGCGGTGCTTGGCGCCGCCCTGCTCGCCACCGGCCCCCTCCATGCGGAGGACAAGGTGATCCGCTTCTCCACCGCCGGCCCGGCGCCGGATTTCCTCGCCCGCTCCATGGAAACTTTCGCCGCCGACGTGGCCGCGGCCAAGGTGGGCGTGAGCGTGGAGGTCTATCCCGGCTCCTCGCTGGTGCGCCAGGGCGCCGAGGTGCCGGCCCTGCAGCGCGGCACGCTGCAGATGAGCACGATGAACACATTCGAGGTGTCCGCGCAGATCCCCCGGTTCGGTTTTCTCAACCGCGCCTTCCTGTTTCGTGACTACGACCACATGATGAAGGTCATGGCCGGCCCGGTGGGCGCCGCGCTGGAGGCCGCGGTCTCCAAGGAGATGGATATCGAGATCCTCTCCGTCGCCTATCTCGGCACCCGGCAGGTGAACCTGCGCACCGCGCGCGATGTCGCCGGGCCGGATGACCTGAAGGGGGTGCGCATGCGCATGCCCGCCTCGCCGGAGTGGCTGCTGCTGGGCGAGAGCCTCGGCGTCTCGCCCACGCCGATGGGCATGTCGGAGGTCTATGTCTCGCTGCAGACCGGGGCGATCGACGGGCAGGAGAACCCGCTCACCATCCTGCGCGCCGCGAAGTTCAACGAGGTGACCGAGCAGGTCGTGCTCACCGCCCACCTGGTCCAGCCGGTATTCTTCGCCATCGCGAAGCCGTTCTGGGACGCGCTCTCCCCCGAGCAGCAGGAGGTGGTGCGCGCGGCAGCCCTCGCCGCCGCCGCGCAGAACAACGCCTCGCGCTATGCCGACGAGCAGCAGGTGGCCGCGGCGCTGAAGGAAGGTGGCCTCAGGGTGGACGCGATCGACCTCGCGCCCTTCCGCGCCCGGGCCGATGCGGTCTACGCCGCCTCCGACCTCGCCCAGGCGTGGGACGCCGACCTGCTCAAGCAGGCCATGGCCGAGTGA
- a CDS encoding TRAP transporter small permease, with product MTRLHLTRPLDRAARALRLGATVLASAGFVVVVLAFAWTIFSRYVLGTASDGAEEIATAAYLWVVMLGAALAVRQSEHVAFDLLVSVLPPRAGRWLAAAGGLAAGLALLAALPVTVDYIAFLWREKTPALRIPLDRLYFCFPVFQGVTGLALTVNALRGALGREDGA from the coding sequence ATGACCCGACTTCACCTCACCCGCCCGCTGGACCGCGCCGCCAGAGCCTTGCGCCTCGGCGCGACCGTGCTTGCATCCGCCGGGTTCGTGGTGGTGGTGCTGGCCTTCGCCTGGACCATCTTCAGCCGCTACGTGCTCGGCACCGCCTCGGACGGCGCGGAGGAGATCGCCACCGCCGCCTACCTGTGGGTGGTGATGCTGGGAGCGGCGCTGGCGGTGCGCCAGTCCGAACACGTGGCGTTCGACCTGCTGGTCTCGGTGCTGCCGCCGCGCGCGGGCCGCTGGCTGGCGGCGGCGGGCGGGCTGGCGGCGGGGCTCGCGCTGCTCGCCGCCCTGCCGGTGACGGTGGATTACATCGCCTTCCTGTGGCGTGAGAAGACCCCGGCGCTGCGCATCCCGCTGGACCGGCTCTACTTCTGCTTCCCCGTCTTCCAGGGGGTGACCGGCCTCGCGCTCACGGTGAACGCGCTGCGCGGCGCGCTGGGGCGGGAGGACGGGGCATGA
- a CDS encoding TRAP transporter large permease has product MSAGLTTLIASFVVLALARVPIALAMLVSGFAYLFVTGQDLGIVADQVMNSLYGSYVLLAVPMFILAANIMTIGSISERLWRAADALVGGLPGGLGHVTVLVSLVFSSMSGSALADAAGPNLIALRMMRDVGGFRPGFAAALTAAAATIAPIIPPSIPLVLYALNSGASVGALFLGGIIPGLVVGVLLMAGLALMARRQGLAPRPAGPRGTRRTALASAAVPMTIPVVLLGGIWTGVFTPTEAAAVAALYALFIGTAVYRAIGLAALGHAIAESMRVSSTIMLLIAGAFMMNYAITVEQLDRALAAWISGAGLSQTGFLIAINIAFLALGCMIDTGTLILVFVPMLLPTVHALGIDPVHFGVLITVNIMIGLVTPPFGMLLFTLAKLGEVPLSEVIGEIWPFIGILVTALALITFVPASVLWLPGVLGF; this is encoded by the coding sequence ATGAGCGCCGGGCTCACCACGCTCATCGCGAGCTTCGTCGTGCTGGCGCTGGCCCGCGTGCCCATCGCGCTTGCCATGCTGGTCTCCGGCTTTGCCTATCTGTTCGTCACCGGGCAGGACCTCGGCATCGTGGCCGACCAGGTGATGAACTCGCTCTACGGCTCCTACGTTCTGCTGGCGGTGCCGATGTTCATCCTGGCCGCCAACATCATGACCATCGGCTCAATCTCCGAGCGGCTGTGGCGGGCGGCGGATGCGCTGGTGGGCGGGCTGCCCGGAGGGCTGGGGCATGTGACGGTGCTGGTCTCGCTGGTGTTCTCCTCCATGAGCGGTTCGGCGCTGGCCGATGCGGCGGGGCCGAACCTGATCGCCCTGCGGATGATGCGCGACGTGGGCGGCTTCCGCCCCGGCTTCGCCGCCGCCCTCACCGCCGCGGCCGCCACCATCGCGCCGATCATCCCGCCCTCCATCCCGCTGGTGCTCTATGCGCTGAACTCCGGCGCCTCCGTGGGGGCGCTGTTTCTCGGCGGGATCATCCCGGGGCTGGTGGTGGGCGTGCTGCTGATGGCCGGGCTCGCGCTGATGGCGCGGCGCCAGGGGCTGGCCCCCCGGCCCGCGGGCCCGCGCGGCACGCGCCGCACCGCCCTCGCCTCCGCCGCGGTGCCGATGACCATCCCCGTGGTGCTGCTGGGCGGCATCTGGACCGGGGTGTTCACCCCCACCGAGGCCGCGGCGGTGGCAGCGCTCTACGCGCTCTTCATCGGCACGGCGGTCTACCGGGCGATCGGGCTCGCCGCCCTCGGCCATGCGATCGCGGAGTCCATGCGTGTCTCCTCCACCATCATGCTGCTCATCGCCGGGGCCTTCATGATGAACTATGCCATCACCGTGGAACAGCTCGACCGGGCGCTGGCGGCCTGGATCTCCGGGGCGGGCCTGTCGCAGACGGGGTTTCTCATCGCCATCAACATCGCCTTCCTGGCTCTGGGCTGCATGATCGACACCGGCACGCTGATCCTCGTCTTCGTGCCCATGCTGCTGCCCACGGTGCATGCGCTGGGGATAGACCCGGTGCATTTCGGCGTGCTGATCACGGTGAACATCATGATCGGCCTCGTCACCCCGCCCTTCGGCATGCTCCTCTTCACGCTGGCGAAGCTGGGCGAGGTGCCGCTCTCGGAGGTGATCGGCGAGATCTGGCCCTTCATCGGCATCCTCGTGACGGCGCTGGCGCTGATCACCTTCGTGCCGGCAAGCGTGCTCTGGCTGCCGGGGGTGCTCGGCTTCTGA
- a CDS encoding alpha/beta hydrolase yields MTDLAAEAGWPRATLDVDYNARASVELAQFEAALAAYRAGSERARALPGTRLNLVYDTRSGQALDLYGATSGGAPRPLFVFIHGGYWRALSKEDSAFMAPMLARHGIATAAVDYRLAPEASLTEIVREVRAAIAWLWHEAEALGIDRNRIYVGGSSAGGHLTGCVMASGWQEAFGLPDAPLAGALPVSGLFHLGPIAASFVQEWIALDAAGVSALSPLETISPASGCPAVVAWAAGEPAGFSRQSRAYAAGWQAAGHPTTLLEVPGRHHFDVILELAEEESPLGRALLGLVGAQPS; encoded by the coding sequence ATGACTGATCTCGCTGCCGAAGCCGGCTGGCCGCGCGCCACGCTCGATGTGGACTACAATGCCCGCGCCTCCGTGGAACTGGCGCAGTTCGAGGCGGCCCTCGCGGCCTACCGCGCCGGCTCCGAGCGCGCGCGCGCCCTGCCCGGCACCCGGCTGAACCTCGTCTATGACACGCGGAGCGGCCAGGCGCTGGACCTCTACGGCGCCACCTCCGGGGGCGCCCCGCGCCCGCTCTTCGTGTTCATCCACGGCGGCTACTGGCGTGCGCTCTCGAAGGAGGATTCGGCCTTCATGGCGCCGATGCTGGCCCGCCACGGCATCGCGACGGCGGCGGTGGACTATCGCCTCGCGCCGGAGGCCAGCCTCACGGAGATCGTGCGCGAGGTGCGCGCCGCCATTGCCTGGCTCTGGCACGAGGCCGAGGCCCTGGGCATCGACCGCAACCGCATCTACGTGGGCGGCAGCTCGGCCGGCGGCCACCTCACCGGCTGCGTGATGGCCTCCGGCTGGCAGGAGGCGTTCGGCCTGCCGGACGCGCCGCTGGCCGGCGCCCTGCCGGTGAGCGGGCTGTTCCACCTCGGGCCCATCGCGGCGAGCTTCGTGCAGGAGTGGATCGCGCTCGACGCCGCCGGCGTCTCCGCCCTCTCGCCGCTGGAGACCATCTCCCCCGCCTCCGGCTGCCCGGCGGTGGTGGCCTGGGCGGCGGGCGAGCCGGCGGGCTTCTCCCGCCAGTCGCGCGCCTATGCGGCGGGCTGGCAGGCGGCGGGCCACCCGACCACGCTGCTGGAAGTGCCGGGCCGCCACCATTTCGACGTGATCCTGGAGCTTGCGGAGGAGGAGAGCCCGCTGGGCCGCGCCCTGCTCGGGCTCGTCGGCGCTCAGCCCTCCTGA
- a CDS encoding LysR family transcriptional regulator, protein MTFTLRQLHCFLAVAEAGSFSAAARQMNIAQPALSQAVKELESALDMRLFDRTTRRVELTEAGAEFRGAAGKVIADLDHAVRDIRDLALRRRGRVRIAAPPLLASAVLPRAMAEFRELHPGVSVDLADLGTEQIMEQVRSGLADCGVGTFPPAGPGVERIALMRDSLMIFAAAGTPLAQGTGPVPWTALDGLPVITLTRESGIRLLVEIGFESAGVALRPAFEVSQITTALSLVEARLGVAVLPTYALAAVRDGLVVSRPMTGPAIDRDVTLIHATGRSLSPAVAAFAGVLRRNVQRQFPGRGAALPAGRRPQEG, encoded by the coding sequence ATGACCTTCACCCTGAGGCAGTTGCACTGCTTCCTCGCCGTGGCCGAGGCGGGCAGCTTCTCGGCCGCCGCGCGGCAGATGAACATCGCCCAGCCCGCGCTCTCCCAGGCGGTGAAGGAGCTGGAGAGCGCGCTCGACATGCGGCTGTTCGACCGCACCACCCGGCGGGTGGAGCTGACGGAGGCAGGCGCCGAGTTCCGCGGCGCCGCCGGCAAGGTGATCGCGGATCTCGACCATGCCGTGCGCGACATCCGCGACCTCGCGCTGCGCCGGCGGGGCCGGGTGCGCATCGCGGCCCCCCCGCTGCTCGCCTCCGCCGTGCTGCCGCGCGCGATGGCGGAGTTCCGGGAGCTGCACCCCGGCGTGTCGGTGGACCTGGCGGACCTGGGGACGGAGCAGATCATGGAGCAGGTGCGCTCCGGCCTGGCCGATTGCGGGGTGGGCACCTTCCCGCCCGCCGGGCCGGGGGTGGAGCGCATCGCGCTGATGCGCGACAGCCTGATGATCTTCGCCGCCGCCGGCACGCCGTTGGCGCAGGGCACGGGGCCGGTGCCCTGGACCGCGCTCGACGGGCTGCCGGTGATCACCCTCACCCGCGAGAGCGGCATCCGCCTGCTGGTGGAGATCGGCTTCGAGAGCGCCGGCGTGGCGCTGCGCCCGGCCTTCGAGGTGTCGCAGATCACCACCGCGCTCTCGCTGGTGGAGGCGCGGCTGGGCGTGGCGGTCCTGCCCACCTACGCGCTGGCGGCGGTGCGCGACGGGCTGGTGGTGAGCCGGCCGATGACCGGGCCCGCCATCGACCGGGACGTGACGCTGATCCACGCCACGGGGCGCAGCCTGTCCCCCGCGGTGGCGGCCTTCGCCGGGGTGCTGCGGCGCAACGTGCAGCGGCAGTTTCCCGGCCGCGGCGCCGCGCTTCCGGCAGGGCGGCGCCCTCAGGAGGGCTGA
- a CDS encoding xanthine dehydrogenase family protein molybdopterin-binding subunit, with translation MKPSDAFARPGGSWIGQRLLRREDPRLLTGQGRYVDDLAPEGCLHLVFVRAEEAHARLLEVETQAARAAPGVVAVFTAGDLHLQGHAAVNLLVEDVTPVPLEVLAQGTVRALGQPVAAVVAMSRDAARDAAELVSMTLAPLPIPQGEDRPVVMRAAWTGGDVDAAFAAAAATVSVTCRHALVAPFPMEPRAALADGRGDTLTAWFSTQTPHRAREDLARILGRSLGTIRVIAPDVGGAFGGKASIYPEDVMVAWAAARLRAPVKWCATRSEDLLSATQGRGAVNRAELALSADGILTGLRARLDYPQGAWMPYSAVVPARNAGRILPGPYLLETVDIAARGLQDHRAAVGIYRGAGRPEAAMLMERLMDEAARALALDPLELRRRNIIPPARFPHRSATGETLDSADLAGLLDTLERETGYPALKAQVSARRAAGEAVGLGLSLYVEPCGQGWESATLGLMPDGSFTATTGSSAQGQGRETAISQIVAETLGVDAGAVTVLHGDTETTPNGTGALASRSTAIGGSAMLRAARALGAQVRAAAARALGVPEAAVTLGPDGVSAPGARLGWEAFAARLPAPAAPLPGGAVLHVSETYTAAGEAWSSGACLAVVRIDADTGVPAVERLAWVDDAGVVLNPMLVQGQLEGGMAQGLGEALMEGLVYDGEGQLLTGSLMDYALPRAADVPAVALFKQETPAPNPIGAKGVGEAGCIGIPAALFNAVRDALGPDRGRDLQMPLTPERLWRALAEEPAPEPTTRQR, from the coding sequence TTGAAGCCAAGCGATGCATTTGCCCGCCCCGGCGGGAGCTGGATCGGCCAGCGCCTGCTGCGGCGGGAGGACCCCCGCCTGCTCACCGGGCAGGGTCGCTATGTCGACGATCTCGCCCCCGAGGGCTGCCTGCATCTGGTCTTCGTGCGCGCCGAGGAGGCGCATGCCCGCCTGCTGGAGGTGGAGACGCAGGCTGCCCGCGCGGCCCCCGGCGTGGTGGCGGTGTTCACCGCCGGCGACCTCCACCTGCAGGGCCATGCGGCGGTGAACCTGCTGGTGGAGGACGTGACCCCGGTGCCGCTGGAGGTGCTGGCGCAAGGCACGGTGCGCGCGCTCGGCCAGCCCGTCGCCGCCGTGGTGGCCATGAGCCGGGACGCGGCGCGGGACGCGGCGGAGCTGGTGTCGATGACGCTCGCCCCCCTGCCGATCCCGCAGGGCGAGGACCGCCCGGTGGTGATGCGCGCCGCCTGGACGGGCGGAGACGTGGACGCCGCCTTCGCCGCCGCGGCGGCGACCGTCTCCGTCACCTGCCGGCACGCCCTCGTCGCCCCCTTCCCGATGGAGCCGCGCGCGGCGCTGGCCGATGGCCGCGGCGACACGCTCACCGCCTGGTTCTCCACCCAGACCCCGCACCGCGCCCGCGAGGACCTCGCCCGCATCCTCGGCCGGTCGCTCGGGACCATCCGTGTCATCGCCCCGGACGTGGGCGGCGCCTTCGGCGGCAAGGCCTCGATCTACCCCGAGGACGTGATGGTGGCCTGGGCCGCCGCCCGCCTGCGCGCCCCGGTGAAATGGTGCGCGACGCGCTCGGAAGACCTGCTCTCGGCCACGCAGGGGCGCGGGGCGGTGAACCGGGCGGAGCTGGCGCTCTCCGCCGATGGCATTCTCACCGGGCTGCGCGCCCGGCTGGACTACCCGCAGGGCGCCTGGATGCCCTATTCCGCCGTGGTGCCGGCGCGCAATGCCGGGCGCATCCTGCCCGGGCCCTACCTGCTGGAGACGGTGGACATCGCCGCCCGCGGCCTGCAGGACCACCGCGCCGCCGTGGGCATCTACCGCGGCGCCGGGCGGCCGGAGGCGGCGATGCTCATGGAGCGGCTGATGGACGAGGCGGCCCGCGCCCTCGCCCTCGACCCGCTGGAGCTGCGCCGGCGCAACATCATTCCGCCCGCGCGTTTCCCCCACCGCAGCGCCACCGGCGAGACGCTCGATTCCGCCGATCTCGCCGGCCTGCTCGACACGCTGGAGCGCGAGACCGGTTATCCGGCGCTGAAGGCGCAGGTTTCCGCGCGCCGGGCGGCGGGCGAGGCCGTGGGCCTCGGCCTGTCGCTCTACGTCGAGCCCTGTGGCCAGGGCTGGGAGAGCGCCACGCTGGGCCTGATGCCTGATGGCAGCTTCACCGCCACCACCGGCTCCTCCGCCCAGGGCCAGGGGCGGGAGACGGCGATCTCGCAGATCGTGGCCGAGACCCTCGGGGTGGACGCGGGCGCCGTCACCGTGCTGCACGGCGACACGGAGACCACCCCCAACGGCACCGGCGCGCTCGCCAGCCGCTCCACGGCCATCGGCGGCTCGGCCATGCTGCGCGCGGCCCGGGCGCTCGGTGCACAGGTGCGCGCCGCCGCGGCCCGGGCGCTCGGCGTGCCGGAGGCCGCGGTGACGCTGGGACCGGACGGTGTCTCCGCCCCGGGCGCGCGTCTGGGCTGGGAGGCCTTCGCCGCCCGGCTGCCCGCGCCGGCGGCGCCCCTGCCCGGCGGTGCCGTGCTGCATGTCTCCGAGACGTACACCGCCGCCGGCGAGGCCTGGAGCTCTGGCGCCTGCCTCGCCGTGGTGCGCATCGACGCGGACACCGGCGTGCCCGCGGTGGAGCGTCTCGCCTGGGTGGATGACGCGGGCGTGGTGCTCAACCCGATGCTGGTGCAGGGCCAGCTCGAGGGCGGCATGGCCCAGGGCCTCGGCGAGGCGCTGATGGAGGGGCTGGTCTACGACGGCGAGGGCCAGCTCCTCACCGGCTCGCTGATGGATTACGCCCTGCCGCGCGCGGCCGACGTGCCGGCCGTGGCGCTCTTCAAGCAGGAAACCCCCGCGCCCAACCCCATCGGGGCCAAGGGCGTGGGCGAGGCGGGCTGCATCGGCATTCCCGCCGCCCTCTTCAACGCCGTGCGCGACGCGCTCGGCCCGGATCGGGGGCGCGATCTGCAGATGCCGCTCACCCCGGAACGCCTGTGGCGCGCCCTCGCGGAGGAGCCCGCGCCGGAACCGACCACGAGGCAGCGATGA
- a CDS encoding dihydrodipicolinate synthase family protein, producing the protein MKYAKKDAKAHAFATMKGVWAAALTPFVPGSLALDEDGFRANIRHWVEELGIDGLFICGKQGEFFSMSVEERKRSFELAVEACGDRGQTIMSVSDQNMDVVIDLARHAQDVGADYVVIHAPVLHFLKAQDETLLRYYETIASKLDIGIALWSHPDSGYLMSPELCNRLADIENVVAIKYSVPRPMYAELTRLASDRILVSTASEEEWLDNILELNWQLYLCSSPPYLIQTAADRRMRDYTDAAFAGDAARARALRDSLDPVRAALRDTRPLEKPQAHQKYWQELLGQVGGAVRAPMLELTGAEKAATRAAFEACGLKLPVTA; encoded by the coding sequence ATGAAATACGCGAAGAAAGACGCGAAGGCCCATGCCTTTGCCACGATGAAGGGCGTCTGGGCCGCCGCACTCACCCCGTTCGTGCCCGGCAGCCTCGCGCTGGACGAGGACGGCTTCCGCGCCAACATCCGCCACTGGGTGGAGGAGCTCGGCATAGACGGGCTGTTCATTTGCGGTAAGCAGGGCGAGTTCTTCTCCATGTCGGTGGAGGAGCGCAAGCGCAGCTTCGAGCTCGCCGTGGAGGCCTGCGGCGACCGGGGCCAGACCATCATGTCGGTCTCCGACCAGAACATGGACGTGGTGATCGACCTCGCCCGCCACGCCCAGGACGTGGGCGCGGACTACGTGGTGATCCACGCCCCCGTGCTGCATTTCCTCAAGGCGCAGGACGAGACGCTGCTGCGCTACTACGAGACCATCGCGAGCAAGCTCGACATCGGCATCGCGCTGTGGAGCCATCCGGACTCGGGCTACCTGATGAGCCCGGAGCTGTGCAACCGGCTGGCGGACATCGAGAATGTCGTCGCGATCAAGTACTCGGTGCCCCGGCCGATGTATGCCGAGCTCACCCGCCTCGCCTCGGACCGCATCCTGGTGAGCACCGCCTCGGAGGAGGAGTGGCTGGACAACATCCTGGAGCTGAACTGGCAGCTCTACCTGTGCTCCTCGCCGCCCTACCTGATCCAGACCGCCGCCGACCGCCGCATGCGCGACTATACCGACGCCGCCTTCGCCGGTGACGCGGCGCGCGCCCGCGCCCTGCGCGACAGTCTCGACCCCGTGCGCGCCGCCCTGCGCGACACCCGCCCGCTGGAGAAGCCGCAGGCGCATCAGAAATACTGGCAGGAGCTGCTGGGCCAGGTGGGCGGCGCCGTGCGCGCGCCGATGCTGGAGCTGACCGGGGCCGAGAAAGCCGCCACCCGTGCCGCCTTCGAGGCCTGCGGGCTGAAACTGCCCGTGACCGCCTGA
- a CDS encoding 3-hydroxyanthranilate 3,4-dioxygenase: protein MTKQRLNAFNFAKWIDEHKHLLKPPVGNQQIWEDAGMMVTVVGGPNKRTDYHDDPVEEFFYQLKGDMVLKVVDDGSFYDVPIREGEIFLLPPHVRHSPQRPQEGSIGLVIEPKRQPDEIDAFEWYCFACSALVNRVEVSLKSIVKDLPPLYQAFYADAAARTCPKCGVVHPGKEPPEGWVVI, encoded by the coding sequence ATGACGAAACAGCGCCTGAACGCCTTCAACTTCGCCAAGTGGATCGACGAGCACAAGCATCTGCTCAAGCCCCCGGTCGGCAACCAGCAGATCTGGGAGGACGCGGGGATGATGGTCACCGTCGTCGGCGGGCCCAACAAGCGCACCGATTATCATGACGACCCGGTGGAGGAGTTCTTCTACCAGCTCAAGGGCGACATGGTGCTCAAGGTGGTGGATGACGGCAGTTTCTACGACGTGCCGATCCGCGAGGGCGAGATCTTCCTGCTGCCGCCGCATGTGCGCCACTCGCCCCAGCGCCCGCAGGAGGGCTCCATCGGCCTGGTGATCGAGCCCAAGCGCCAGCCGGACGAGATCGACGCCTTTGAGTGGTACTGCTTCGCGTGCTCCGCGCTGGTGAACCGCGTCGAGGTGTCGCTCAAGAGCATCGTGAAGGACCTGCCGCCGCTCTACCAGGCCTTCTACGCCGACGCGGCCGCCCGCACCTGCCCCAAGTGCGGCGTCGTGCACCCCGGCAAGGAGCCGCCCGAGGGCTGGGTGGTGATCTGA
- a CDS encoding ABC transporter substrate-binding protein, which produces MKTSLRAALMLTALGAALPAFAADPVKIGLITTLSGPAGYLGADIRDGFELAMKDGTLGGVPVELMVEDDALKPGQGRQIAERFMTNEGVKLFTGIVFSNVAGATVPDIVDNGGFYVSANAAPSNMAGEECHENYFAIAWQNDSLHESGGLVANDLGYKNAFILAPNYQAGKDALTGFKRTFKGEIAGEIYTRLDQTDFAAEMAQIRAANPEMVYQFHPGGLGIAFMRQYQQAGLLGTIPMVVAEPSLDAVILKAVGDAALGINVGSHWNADFDNAANKTFVAAWKQAYGDDRPITTYAEQGYEVGLLYASALEATGGDIEDADAFREALRAADFASPRGNFSFGPNQHPVEDWFALEVVAGPDGAPMLKTKGKVVENYGDSYAEDCKM; this is translated from the coding sequence ATGAAGACCAGCCTGCGAGCCGCCCTGATGCTGACCGCGCTTGGCGCGGCCCTGCCCGCCTTCGCCGCCGACCCGGTGAAGATCGGGCTGATCACCACCCTGTCCGGCCCGGCCGGCTACCTCGGCGCGGACATCCGCGACGGGTTCGAGCTCGCCATGAAGGACGGCACGCTGGGCGGCGTGCCGGTGGAGCTGATGGTCGAGGATGACGCGCTGAAGCCCGGCCAGGGCCGGCAGATCGCCGAGCGCTTCATGACCAACGAGGGCGTGAAGCTGTTCACCGGCATCGTGTTCTCCAACGTGGCCGGCGCCACCGTGCCCGACATCGTCGACAACGGCGGCTTCTACGTGAGCGCCAATGCCGCGCCGTCGAACATGGCCGGCGAGGAGTGCCACGAGAACTACTTCGCCATCGCCTGGCAGAACGACAGCCTGCACGAATCCGGCGGGCTGGTGGCCAATGATCTGGGCTACAAGAACGCCTTCATTCTCGCGCCCAACTACCAGGCCGGCAAGGACGCGCTCACCGGCTTCAAGCGCACCTTCAAGGGCGAGATCGCGGGCGAGATCTACACCCGCCTCGACCAGACCGACTTCGCCGCCGAGATGGCCCAGATCCGCGCCGCGAACCCGGAGATGGTCTACCAGTTCCACCCCGGCGGCCTCGGCATCGCCTTCATGCGCCAATACCAGCAGGCGGGCCTGCTGGGCACCATCCCCATGGTCGTCGCCGAGCCCTCGCTCGACGCGGTGATCCTGAAGGCGGTGGGCGACGCGGCCCTCGGTATCAACGTGGGCTCGCACTGGAACGCGGATTTCGACAACGCGGCGAACAAGACCTTCGTCGCCGCCTGGAAACAGGCCTACGGCGATGACCGCCCCATCACCACCTACGCCGAGCAGGGCTACGAGGTGGGGCTGCTCTATGCCTCCGCGCTGGAGGCCACGGGCGGCGACATCGAGGACGCGGACGCCTTCCGCGAGGCGCTGCGCGCGGCCGATTTCGCCTCGCCGCGCGGCAATTTCTCCTTCGGGCCGAACCAGCACCCGGTGGAGGACTGGTTCGCGCTGGAGGTGGTCGCGGGCCCGGACGGCGCGCCGATGCTCAAGACCAAGGGCAAGGTGGTGGAGAACTACGGCGACAGCTACGCCGAAGACTGCAAGATGTGA